In Neptuniibacter halophilus, the genomic stretch TTTCTTCCATTGCTTCGATCAGAGCAACAACGTCTTTAACAGACATTTCAGCAATTGCGTTTAGGATATCTTCGTTAGTCAGAGACATTTTCTAATTCCTGATATTTGTAAGCCCGGAGGCTCATTAAAACTTGTATAAAAAAGGTTGCGTATAAACTTACGCAGCCTGCTCTTCTTTCTGGTCGCGAACCGCTGCAATAGTACGGCACAGTTTGCCGGCAGCAGCTTCTTTCATGCACATCATCAGCTTGGCGATTGCTTCGTCGTATGTTGGCAGGCTTGCCAGTACAGATACGTCTACCACTTCACCTTCAAATGCTGCAGCTTTCAGTTCCAACTTATCATTGCTTTTCGCAAAGTCTCGCAGAATACGAGCGCCAGCGCCCGGATGTTCTGTAGAGAAAGCAATGATACTTGGACCTTTGAAAGAGTCCTGCAAGCATGCATAGTCAGTGCCTTCGACTGCGCGGCGAGCCAGAGTGTTACGTACGACTTTCAGCCATACGCCAGCTTCACGGGCTTCTTTACGCAGTGCGGTCATATCGCCTACTTCAACGCCGCGGGAATCCGCAACAACAGCAGACAGAGCACTTTTAGCAGCTTCCTGGACTTCAGCGACGATCGCTTTTTTATCTTCGAGTCCTAATGCCACGATTTACTCCTGGAGTAGTCTTTCGACTTATTACCAACCGCCCCGTTACCGGGGCTTCCGAGTACGGTGGTCTGATTCAAATATCGAATCTCACCGTCTGCGCAGGCTGGTTTTTCCCATTAAGATAGGGGGTTAGCCCTATCACCTGCGGTCTTTGACGGCCTTCATCTCTGTGTAACAGGTACAGAAGACCCTCAAAAAACCTTTCATATTGATCAGACTTCCAGAGAACTCTGATCAACCAGCAAACCTGGACCCATGGTAGTGGACAGGGTTACTTTCTTCAGATACACGCCTTTAGCAGAAGCTGGCTTCAGCTTCTTCAGGTCAGCAATCAGCGCTTCGATGTTCTGCTTGATAGCAGCCGCGTCGAAGTCTGCTTTACCAACACCCGCGTGGATGATGCCGTTCTTATCAGTACGGAAACGAACCTGACCCGCTTTCGCGTTTTTAACAGCCGTTTCAACGTCTGGAGTTACAGTACCAACCTTAGGGTTAGGCATCAGACCACGTGGGCCCAGAACCTGACCCAGCTGGCCTACAACGCGCATTGCATCCGGAGTTGCAATAACAACGCCGAAGTCCAGGTCGCCGCCTTTGATCTGTTCAGCCAGATCTTCGAAACCAACAACATCAGCACCCGCTGCTTTTGCTTTCTCAGCGTTTTCACCCTGAGCAAACACAGCAACACGTACATCGTTACCAGTACCGTTTGGCAGTACAGTAGAACCACGAACAACCTGATCAGATTTACGTGGATCAACACCCAGATTTACTGCAACATCAACAGTCTCTTTGAACTTAACAGTAGACAGTTCGTTCAGCAGAGACACTGCATCTTCAACAGCGTAAGCTTTGCCCGCTTCAACTTTCTCAGCGATCAGCTTCTGACGTTTAGTTAACTTAGCCATTACTCATCACCCTCCGGAATCAGACCCATGCTACGTGCAGTACCAGCGATAGTACGAACCGCTGCATCCATATCAGCAGCAGTCAGGTCTGGCATTTTAACAGTAGCAATCTCTTCCATCTGAGCGCGGGAGATGTTACCCACTTTCTCAGTGTTTGGACGACCGGAACCGCTCTTCAGGCCCGCTGCTTTTTTCAGCAGAACAGCCGCAGGAGGGGTTTTAGTGATGAATGTAAAGCTGCGATCTGCGTATACAGTGATAACAACAGGAACCGGCAGGCCGTTTTCCATGCTCTGTGTCTGAGCATTGAACGCCTTACAGAATTCCATGATGTTAACACCATGCTGACCCAGTGCCGGACCTACTGGAGGTGACGGATTCGCACCACCGGCTGGAACCTGCAGCTTAATATAAGCTTCAATCTTCTTAGCCATTTTTCAATGTACTCCTAGTGGGTTCAAACGCCTCTCGGCTCCCCATTTTCTCAAGACAGAAAAACCCCAGCTCTCGCTGAGGTTATTCCTTAAAACCGGATATCAGGCCTTTTCGACCTGACCGAAATCCAATTCTACCGGTGTCGAGCGACCAAAAATCAGAACCGCTACCTGCAGCTTGTTCTTCTCGTAGTTGATCTCTTCGACAACACCGTTAAAGTCAGCAAATGGACCATCGATAACACGTACCATCTCGCCCGGCTCAAACACCGTCTTAGGCCGCGGCTTATCAACGCCACTTTCAACCCGACTCAAAATCTCATTAGCTTCCGCTTCAGTAATTGGCGCCGGGTTACCCGCAGTACCACCAATAAAGCCCAGAACGTGCGGCGTATCTTTAACCAGATGCCAGCTCTCATCGTTCATATCCATATTCACCAGAACATAACCAGGATAGAACTTACGCTCAGACTTACGCTTCTTACCGTCGCGAATTTCTACAACCTCTTCGGTAGGCACCAATACCTCACCAAACAGATCCTGCATAGAGTGCAGTTCAATTCGTTCTTTCAGCGTGTTCATTACACGCTTTTCGTACCCGGAGTACGCATGTACCACATACCAACGCTTAGACATGCTTTTCAGCCTCTTAACCTATAGCTCCAGATACCAACCAGCCCAGCAGCGAATCAAGACCCCACAACATCAACCCAACAACCAGCACTACCACAACCACGATCATCGTAGTCTGAGCAGTCTCCTGACGGGTCGGCCATACAACCTTGCGAATTTCCTGCTTAGCTTCTTTAAACAGCGTAAAAAACGCTTTGCCCTTTGCAGTCTGAAGCGAGATAAAGCCCGCTACCAGCGCCAATACAAGCAGCGCCACAACACGATAGAACAAAGACTGATCTGCGTAGATAGAGTTACCTACAACACCTGCACCAACAATAGCCAGCACAACACCCCATTTCAGGAGATCAAACTTTGAACCTTCGGAGTTCACTTTAGCATTCACGCTTAGGCCTCAGGATTACTAATAACGCTTGTATTTTTTGATACCAACTCAGAAGAGAGTTGGCAGGCCAGGAGGGACTCGAACCCCCAACCTGCGGTTTTGGAGACCGCTGCTCTGCCAATTGAGCCACTGGCCTACTGCATAATAGGGAGGCGTATTGTATAAGCCTCCCTATCTCTTGGCAATACCTAAGTGTTGATTTTATTCAACAATCTTAGATACAACGCCTGCACCTACAGTACGACCGCCTTCACGGATCGCAAAGCGCAGACCTTCTTCCATCGCAACTGGGTTGATCAGGGTAACGTCCATCTGAACGTTATCGCCTGGCATTACCATTTCTACACCCTCTGGCAGCTCACATGCACCAGTGATGTCAGTTGTACGGAAGTAGAACTGTGGACGGTAGCCTTTGAAGAATGGAGTGTGACGACCACCTTCTTCTTTGGACAGTACGTAAACTTCACCCTCGAAACGAGTGTGAGGAGTGATAGAACCTGGAGCAGCCAGTACCTGACCACGCTCAACTTCCTCACGCTTAGTACCACGCAGCAGCGCACCAATGTTCTCACCTGCACGACCTTCGTCCAGCAGCTTACGGAACATCTCAACACCAGTACAAGTAGTAGTCGTAGTTTCTTTGATACCTACGATCTCAACTTCTTCACCAACTTTGATGATACCGCGCTCTACACGACCGGTTACTACAGTACCACGACCCTGGATAGAGAATACGTCCTCGATAGGCATGATGAATGCACCGTCGATTGCACGCTCTGGCTCTGGGATGTAAGAATCCAGAGTTTCCAGCAGTTTCTTAACTGCAGTAGTACCCAGCTCGTTGTCGTCTTCGCCGTTCAGAGCCATCAGTGCAGAACCTGGAACGATTGGAGTGTCGTCGCCCGGGAATTCGTACTGATCCAGCAGCTCACGCAGCTCCATTTCTACCAGTTCCAGCATCTCTGCGTATTCTTCAGAATCTGCACCACCACAGTCTTCTGCCAGCAGGTCTGCTTTGTTCAGGAATACTACGATGTAAGGTACACCTACCTGACGAGACAGCAGGATGTGCTCACGAGTCTGTGGCATTGGACCGTCGGTCGCACCACATACCAGAATCGCACCGTCCATCTGAGCCGCACCAGTGATCATGTTCTTAACATAGTCAGCGTGGCCCGGGCAGTCTACGTGCGCGTAGTGACGCTCAGTCGTATCGTACTCAACGTGAGAAGTCGCGATTGTGATACCACGCTCACGTTCTTCAGGAGCGTTATCGATGTTAGCGAAGTCTACCGCTGCACCACCGAATACTTCAGCCGCTACACGAGTCAGAGCTGCTGTCAGAGTAGTTTTACCGTGGTCAACGTGGCCGATTGTACCAACGTTAACGTGCGGTTTTGTGCGTTCAAATTGTTCTTTAGCCATCAGTCTGTCCAGTACAATTGATTTACAAAGCGCCAAATATAACAAAGGGCAGATATATTACTATATCTACCCTATAAAAAATCTGGAGCTCAAGAGCGGATTTGAACCGCCGACCTCACCCTTACCAAGGGTGTGCTCTACCCCTGAGCTACTTGAGCCTCACAATGCACATTGGAGCGGGTAGCGGGAATCGAACCCGCCTCTTCAGCTTGGAAGGCTGAGGTAATAGCCACTATACCATACCCGCCTTACTGCGAATGGTGGTGAGGGGTGGATTCGAACCACCGAAGCTTGCGCGTCAGATTTACAGTCTGATCCCTTTGGCCACTCGGGAACCTCACCAACAATGTATCACTCCGCCGAACCGTTGAGTGGTGCCGGCACCAAGAGTCGAACTCGGGACCTACTGATTACAAGTCAGTTGCTCTACCAACTGAGCTATACCGGCGCCTCAACAACGAAGTGGCGCGTATGTTACCACCGACTCAGAGCTTTGCAACCCCTTTACACAACTTTTTTTCAATTTTTCTCAAAGAATAGCTTTTCTGTACTATTTCTTTGATTTCATTGGATAATTTTCGATCAATTTGATCAATTACCCGTACAGTGTAGGCATTACCCTGTGCCTGACCCAGCCGCACCTCGCTTTCCAGCCCGAGGCTGCGCAACACTTCCTGCCGCTGCTCCGCTTCGCTGCGATCGGCAAACCCGGTCAGCAAATATTCAAATTCCAGTAATTCATCTGTTGCCAGCACGGAGCCCTGGGTTTCGAGGTACTCCACCAGCCTGAGCCGTGCATCCAGCCCTTCTGGTAACAGTATCGCCAGCACAACCTCCTGCACCGGTTCAGCTTCTAACCGCTGCACCACATAACCGCGCTCATGCAGGAACCGGACAACGGCATCTGCCTGCTCAACCCGGGCAAACCCTATAAAGTCGGTACACTCGTAGCGCACATCTCTGACCCTGCGCTGGAGTTGTGCAGGCTCCATCTCTGTAACCAGACGCAAGGTATTCACGCCGTCGTATTGCTTAAGTGCAGGCTTCGACCCCTGCTCCACCTGTAGCGAGAACCACAACAACAGTATGGCATTCGCTAATAAGAGGAACATAAACAGCCAGCGAAACATCAGCCCTGCACTCCGAGCACTAATCCATCCAGCACCAGCTCAGGCACAAATTCTCCACGGCCACACAAATGCTGAAACAGGGCACCATCACCACCGGTCACATACAACCGATCCGTCTCACCTAATTCAGCGACTATTTTTTCTGCCAGCGCCTGAAACGCATAATTAATACCATGCACAACGGCAGCCGACGTATGCTGACCGGGTTCAATCGTAAAAGCCTCCGGGTCCTGATCGACAATAATTTCAGCCGTATTCGCAAGCAATCCGCGCTGCATCAGCCGCAGACCCGGAATAATATAGCCACCCTGATGCCTGCCATCGGCTTCTATATAGTCGACCGTAATCGCACTGCCACAATCCACCACACAACAGCGCCCTCTGGCCTTGCTATAGGCCGCCAGCATCACCAGCCACCTGTCCACTCCCATACGAGCGGGCTCCTGATAGGAGTTGGTAACACCCGCGGCACGCGCCTGCGTTCTGGCAAACACTGGCGCCGGATTAGCGGTTCCGGCAAAGCCATCCACCAGTTGCTGATTTACCGCTTCGCCTGCCACAGAGGCTACCCGAATTATGTTGAAGCAAGCTGACCAGTCATCCGGCCAGCCCTGATTGAGAGACGACGTGAACACGCGCCCCCTGCGCCCATCACTGCGACGCCATTTTACGAAGGTATTACCTGCATCTATATCCAGATTCATACGGATCGCTGAACACTGACCTCACCGCCGTGAAACGCCTCTACGCCGGTCGCAGTCTGTAATAGAATCGCACCACTGCCATCAACACCCTGACAGACCCCTGCTATCTCTTTACCACCCACTTGTAACACGATTGGCTGCCCCTGCATGGCGTGATAGGACTGCCACTCATCTACCAGCCCGGCAAAACCATCCCGCTCGAAGCTGCGCAGGCGCACCACAAGCTCATTCAACACCTCAGCCACCAGCCGGTTACGGCTGACCACTTCACCGCTGATATTTTTCAGATCAATCCATGGCTGATCGATCATGGCGCCCAGTTCATTTGGCATATTCACATTAATACCAACACCGATCACCACCTGACACTCCCCGGAAGCTTCGCCGTTCACTTCCAGCAGAATACCGGCCAGTTTACGCCCCTGACTCAACAGATCGTTCGGCCATTTAAGCTGCACATCTCTGATCGACAGTTTTTCCATGGCTTTCACCAGAGCCAGCCCGACCATCAGGCTTAGCCCCTCAAGCGCAGCCACTCCTTGCTCGAACCTCCACACCAGAGAGAAGTACAGGTTACGCGCAAACGGGCTGACCCAGGGACGCCCACGCCGGCCCCGGCCGGCACTTTGCTGCTCAGCCAGATAGAGCCGACCATGGCAGTTCGCCCCCTGAGTTTCCTGCATCGCCTTCTCATTGGTAGAACCCATACTCAGTTGCAGATCAACATCTGCCAGTTCTGCTTTAACCGATGATTCAAGCCAATCATTAATCTGCGCCAGATCGAGCAACTCAAGACCACCCGGCACACGATAACCACGCCCCTTAACGCTGTATATTTCCAGCCCGTCCTCTTCCAGACGGCGCATATGTTTCCAGATCGCACTTCGGCTGATACCCAATGCTTCACCCAGCTCTCTGCCGGAATGAAACTTGCCATCAGCCAGAATAGACAACAACGAACGGATCGTCATAAAAGCTAGCCTTACTTAAACTCGGTCTAAGACAATAAAACTGTAGTTATAGGGATTCGGCCCTTGCGCCGCAAAATCTTCCCGCCCGATCTCCTGCCACTGTGCCCGGGCAAACTCAGGGAACCAGGCATCCCCTTCTATTTCGGCGTCCACTTCAGTCAGGTACAGGCGGTCAGCCTTCTCCAGCGCCTGAGCATAGATCTGCGCACCGCCGATCACCATGGCTTCATCCGCACCATCGATCAGCGCAACACTTTCAGCCAGCTCCAGTGCAGCCTCAAGGCTCTTCACTACTTTCACACCCTGCGGAGCGTAATCGTCCTGCCGGGTGATCACGATATTCGTGCGGCCCGGCAATGGCCGGCCAATCGAATCATAGGTGTTCCGACCCATGATAATCGGCTTACCCATGGTCACCTGCTTGAAGTAACGCAGATCCTCTGGCAGATGCCATGGCAATTTGTTGTTCACGCCGATCACACGGTTTTTAGCCTGAGCGACTATCATTGCAAGCTTCATCAGCACTCCTCAGATAGATACCGCAGCACGGATAGCCGGGTGCGGATCGTAATCGACAATTTCAAAATCTTCGTATTCGTAATCGAAGATCGACGCTGGCTTGCGCTTGATGACCAGCTTAGCCAGACCACGCGGCTCGCGGGATAACTGCTCCTGAACGATCGCCGGATCGGAAAGATGGTCCTGATACAGATGCAGATCACCAAAACTGTGGACAAAATCCCCCACTTCCAGATCGCACTGCTGGGCCAGCATATGCGTCAGCAGCGAGTAGGATGCGATATTGAACGGCACCCCGAGAAAATAATCCGCACTGCGCTGATACAACTGACAACTGAGCCGGCCGTCTGCCACATAAAACTGGAACAGAGTATGACATGGCGGCAGCGCCGCTTTATTGTTTCGCACATTCTCCTGCGGACTGACGGTTTCATCCGGCAGATCCGCCGGGTTCCAGCCACTGACAATCAAACGTCGCGAATTAGGGTTACGCCTGATCTGCTCTACCAGATCAGAGATCTGATCAATGGTACGTCCATCCGGGCAAGCCCATGAACGCCACTGTTTGCCGTAGATCGGCCCCAGATCACCATCTTCCAGTGCCCATCCATCCCAGATTGAGACACCGCGCTCTTTCAGCCAGTTATTGTTGGTGTTGCCATCCAGAAACCACAACAGCTCATAAATAATAGATTTCAGGTGAAGTTTTTTTGTGGTCAGCAGAGGAAAGCCCTGCTGCAGATCGAACCTCAGCTGACGACCAAAGACAGAACGCGTGCCAGTTCCGGTGCGATCCCCTTTATCGGTGCCGTTGTCTATGATGTCGCGCATCAGATCCAGATACTGTTGCATGTGTAACTCCAGTGATACCGGTCGGCCCGGCCTGTTAAATTCCAGTCAGTGGTGCGCAGATTTTACCGTTTTCCCTGCAGTACCATAAGCCCATAGTATAAGCCCCGCCCCGCCGAGAATCATCGGCAACGACAGTAACTGCCCCATGGTTAGCCAGTCAAAGGCGACAAACTGCAGGTGCGCATCCGGCTCACGAACAAACTCCACCAGCGAGCGAAACAGGCCATATAGCAGCAGAAACAGACCCGACACAGCCATGCGTGGCCTTGGCTTTGAGGAGAACCACCAAAGCAGCGCAAACATAACCACACCCTCCAGCGCAAACTCATACAACTGCGACGGGTGCCGCGGCAACTCTCCCGCCCGCGGGAAAATCACCCCCCACGGCAAGTCCGTAGTACGTCCCCATAATTCACCGCCGATGAAGTTACCGATCCGCCCCGCACCCAGCCCGATCGGAATCAGCGGCGCAACAAAATCGGTCATCTCCATCAGGCTCTTGTTGTGTTTACGACCAAACAGGTACATCACCAGGATCACCCCCAGCAGGCCACCATGGAAGGACATTCCTCCTTCCCACACCGCAAACAACCAGAGCGGGTCATCCAGAAAACGCTGAAAGTTATAAAACAGCACATAACCCATACGGCCACCCAGCACGACACCCATGGCCCCCCAGAAGATCATGTCCGCGATCTGCTCATCACTCCACCCGGAACCGGGCATACGGGCACGCCGGACACCCAGCCACCAGGCTGCAGCAAAACCGATCAGATACATCAGGCCATACCAGTGAATAGCCAGCGGACCGATCGCGACCGCGATCGGATCTATATCATGCACCCACACACTCAGACTCCTAAATCAGATTACTCAACAGAAAACGCAGACCGACCACTAACAAAAACCCGGCAAAGATCCGCTTTAACAGCAAAGGGGGCAGGCTATGCGCCAGCTTCGCCCCGACTTTGGCAAACAGTGTACTGGTGAGCACAATACCCAGTAACGCAGGCAGGTAGATAAACCCGGCACTCCACTCAGGCATCAGCGGATGATCCCACCCCTGCCAGATATTGGTTAATGCCCCCATCAGTGCAATCGGCAGGCCACAGGCTGCTGACGTGGCCACGGCCTGTTGCATCTGAATTCGCCCCCAGCTCAGATAAGGCACGCTGAGGGTACCGCCCCCGATACCGAAAATTGCCGAGAACCAACCAATCACTCCCCCGGCAATCCCATGCCCTGTTGTCGAAATCTCCTGATCACCCGCACCGGGTTTCAGGTTAAACGCCATCTGAATGGAGATCGCAATCGCAAAACAGCCAAGGCTGATCTGTAACCACTCACCGGTCATCTTCCCGGCCGTTACTACGCCCAGAAACGCACCCAACACAATCCCCATACTCAGCGGCCTGAAAATATCCCAACGCACAGCGCCACGTTTATGGTGCGCCATGGTTGAGCTGATCGAGGTCGCAACAATGGTCGCCAGTGAGGTGGCTACCGCTGCATGGGTCAGTACATCGGCAGACATCCCCTGCAACTCAAAGCTGAAAACCAGTACCGGAACAATCAGCAGACCACCACCAATGCCGAACAGACCCGCCACCACGCCGGCCGCCGCTCCCAGCAACAGATAGATCAGAATTGTCAGCAGCATCGATCACCTCCCAAGCGATCTGTCTTTTCCCTGAAAAAGACTTAAAATCCAAAAGAATCACTATCTTACAGAATAAACGGAGCATTACTATGTGCCTGATAAGTTTCGCCTACCAGTGCCATCCGCAGTATTCACTGATTCTGCTGGCCAATCGTGACGAGTTTTATCAGCGCCCGACTCAGCCAATGCACTACTGGGAAGATCTACCCGGGATTCTTGCCGGTCGCGATCTGGAGATGGGCGGCACCTGGCTGGGCGTAAATCGCAACGGTGCCTTCAGCGCTGTGACAAATTTCCGCGATGGTCGCAGGGGTGCGGTCAACCGCCGCTCCCGGGGTGAACTGACCCGCAACTATCTGAGCTCCGGCCTCAGCGCCACCGACTATCTTGACCGGATTGAGGCAGAACAGTTCAGCTACGGTGACTTTAACCTGCTGCTGGGCGACAGTAACGGGCTCTATTATCTGTCGAATCGCTCGAAGCAGTCCTGGCAGCACCTGTCGCCCGGGGTTTATGGCATGAGCAACGCCCTGCTGGATACCCCATGGCCAAAGCTGCAACAGGTCAAGCAGGAACTGCAGGCACAGCTACAGTACCCCGAACCGGCAATGGAACAGTTACTGAACATTATGACCAATCCCCGAACGGCGGCCGATGCGGATCTGCCAGATACAGGCATCAGTCTGGAGTGGGAGCGGATGCTCTCTTCTGCTTTTATTCACGCGGAAAACTACGGTACCCGCGCCATCACCCTGCTGCTACAGAAACCCTGCGGAGAGACCCGGATTGTGGAGCATAATTTT encodes the following:
- a CDS encoding NRDE family protein, producing the protein MCLISFAYQCHPQYSLILLANRDEFYQRPTQPMHYWEDLPGILAGRDLEMGGTWLGVNRNGAFSAVTNFRDGRRGAVNRRSRGELTRNYLSSGLSATDYLDRIEAEQFSYGDFNLLLGDSNGLYYLSNRSKQSWQHLSPGVYGMSNALLDTPWPKLQQVKQELQAQLQYPEPAMEQLLNIMTNPRTAADADLPDTGISLEWERMLSSAFIHAENYGTRAITLLLQKPCGETRIVEHNFAGEGATERYEYRLQIPAIGTTSAV
- the folA gene encoding type 3 dihydrofolate reductase, with protein sequence MKLAMIVAQAKNRVIGVNNKLPWHLPEDLRYFKQVTMGKPIIMGRNTYDSIGRPLPGRTNIVITRQDDYAPQGVKVVKSLEAALELAESVALIDGADEAMVIGGAQIYAQALEKADRLYLTEVDAEIEGDAWFPEFARAQWQEIGREDFAAQGPNPYNYSFIVLDRV
- the secE gene encoding preprotein translocase subunit SecE; protein product: MNAKVNSEGSKFDLLKWGVVLAIVGAGVVGNSIYADQSLFYRVVALLVLALVAGFISLQTAKGKAFFTLFKEAKQEIRKVVWPTRQETAQTTMIVVVVVLVVGLMLWGLDSLLGWLVSGAIG
- a CDS encoding type III pantothenate kinase is translated as MNLDIDAGNTFVKWRRSDGRRGRVFTSSLNQGWPDDWSACFNIIRVASVAGEAVNQQLVDGFAGTANPAPVFARTQARAAGVTNSYQEPARMGVDRWLVMLAAYSKARGRCCVVDCGSAITVDYIEADGRHQGGYIIPGLRLMQRGLLANTAEIIVDQDPEAFTIEPGQHTSAAVVHGINYAFQALAEKIVAELGETDRLYVTGGDGALFQHLCGRGEFVPELVLDGLVLGVQG
- the lgt gene encoding prolipoprotein diacylglyceryl transferase, which produces MWVHDIDPIAVAIGPLAIHWYGLMYLIGFAAAWWLGVRRARMPGSGWSDEQIADMIFWGAMGVVLGGRMGYVLFYNFQRFLDDPLWLFAVWEGGMSFHGGLLGVILVMYLFGRKHNKSLMEMTDFVAPLIPIGLGAGRIGNFIGGELWGRTTDLPWGVIFPRAGELPRHPSQLYEFALEGVVMFALLWWFSSKPRPRMAVSGLFLLLYGLFRSLVEFVREPDAHLQFVAFDWLTMGQLLSLPMILGGAGLILWAYGTAGKTVKSAHH
- the rplK gene encoding 50S ribosomal protein L11, which translates into the protein MAKKIEAYIKLQVPAGGANPSPPVGPALGQHGVNIMEFCKAFNAQTQSMENGLPVPVVITVYADRSFTFITKTPPAAVLLKKAAGLKSGSGRPNTEKVGNISRAQMEEIATVKMPDLTAADMDAAVRTIAGTARSMGLIPEGDE
- the rplJ gene encoding 50S ribosomal protein L10, with protein sequence MALGLEDKKAIVAEVQEAAKSALSAVVADSRGVEVGDMTALRKEAREAGVWLKVVRNTLARRAVEGTDYACLQDSFKGPSIIAFSTEHPGAGARILRDFAKSNDKLELKAAAFEGEVVDVSVLASLPTYDEAIAKLMMCMKEAAAGKLCRTIAAVRDQKEEQAA
- the nusG gene encoding transcription termination/antitermination protein NusG — protein: MSKRWYVVHAYSGYEKRVMNTLKERIELHSMQDLFGEVLVPTEEVVEIRDGKKRKSERKFYPGYVLVNMDMNDESWHLVKDTPHVLGFIGGTAGNPAPITEAEANEILSRVESGVDKPRPKTVFEPGEMVRVIDGPFADFNGVVEEINYEKNKLQVAVLIFGRSTPVELDFGQVEKA
- the rplA gene encoding 50S ribosomal protein L1; this translates as MAKLTKRQKLIAEKVEAGKAYAVEDAVSLLNELSTVKFKETVDVAVNLGVDPRKSDQVVRGSTVLPNGTGNDVRVAVFAQGENAEKAKAAGADVVGFEDLAEQIKGGDLDFGVVIATPDAMRVVGQLGQVLGPRGLMPNPKVGTVTPDVETAVKNAKAGQVRFRTDKNGIIHAGVGKADFDAAAIKQNIEALIADLKKLKPASAKGVYLKKVTLSTTMGPGLLVDQSSLEV
- the tuf gene encoding elongation factor Tu produces the protein MAKEQFERTKPHVNVGTIGHVDHGKTTLTAALTRVAAEVFGGAAVDFANIDNAPEERERGITIATSHVEYDTTERHYAHVDCPGHADYVKNMITGAAQMDGAILVCGATDGPMPQTREHILLSRQVGVPYIVVFLNKADLLAEDCGGADSEEYAEMLELVEMELRELLDQYEFPGDDTPIVPGSALMALNGEDDNELGTTAVKKLLETLDSYIPEPERAIDGAFIMPIEDVFSIQGRGTVVTGRVERGIIKVGEEVEIVGIKETTTTTCTGVEMFRKLLDEGRAGENIGALLRGTKREEVERGQVLAAPGSITPHTRFEGEVYVLSKEEGGRHTPFFKGYRPQFYFRTTDITGACELPEGVEMVMPGDNVQMDVTLINPVAMEEGLRFAIREGGRTVGAGVVSKIVE
- a CDS encoding thymidylate synthase, with product MQQYLDLMRDIIDNGTDKGDRTGTGTRSVFGRQLRFDLQQGFPLLTTKKLHLKSIIYELLWFLDGNTNNNWLKERGVSIWDGWALEDGDLGPIYGKQWRSWACPDGRTIDQISDLVEQIRRNPNSRRLIVSGWNPADLPDETVSPQENVRNNKAALPPCHTLFQFYVADGRLSCQLYQRSADYFLGVPFNIASYSLLTHMLAQQCDLEVGDFVHSFGDLHLYQDHLSDPAIVQEQLSREPRGLAKLVIKRKPASIFDYEYEDFEIVDYDPHPAIRAAVSI
- a CDS encoding sulfite exporter TauE/SafE family protein; protein product: MLLTILIYLLLGAAAGVVAGLFGIGGGLLIVPVLVFSFELQGMSADVLTHAAVATSLATIVATSISSTMAHHKRGAVRWDIFRPLSMGIVLGAFLGVVTAGKMTGEWLQISLGCFAIAISIQMAFNLKPGAGDQEISTTGHGIAGGVIGWFSAIFGIGGGTLSVPYLSWGRIQMQQAVATSAACGLPIALMGALTNIWQGWDHPLMPEWSAGFIYLPALLGIVLTSTLFAKVGAKLAHSLPPLLLKRIFAGFLLVVGLRFLLSNLI
- the birA gene encoding bifunctional biotin--[acetyl-CoA-carboxylase] ligase/biotin operon repressor BirA, producing the protein MTIRSLLSILADGKFHSGRELGEALGISRSAIWKHMRRLEEDGLEIYSVKGRGYRVPGGLELLDLAQINDWLESSVKAELADVDLQLSMGSTNEKAMQETQGANCHGRLYLAEQQSAGRGRRGRPWVSPFARNLYFSLVWRFEQGVAALEGLSLMVGLALVKAMEKLSIRDVQLKWPNDLLSQGRKLAGILLEVNGEASGECQVVIGVGINVNMPNELGAMIDQPWIDLKNISGEVVSRNRLVAEVLNELVVRLRSFERDGFAGLVDEWQSYHAMQGQPIVLQVGGKEIAGVCQGVDGSGAILLQTATGVEAFHGGEVSVQRSV